The proteins below are encoded in one region of Alkaliphilus flagellatus:
- a CDS encoding ribonuclease H-like domain-containing protein has product MKIKTFEVEDRTILPKNLEEIFNTTEYCVIDIETTGLSRKYHQVILIGILYNANNTIILKQFFAENPNEEINILREFSNIFRNFPYVITYNGATFDIPFLKERFIFNKLEWNFDNIKHIDILQCLRKEKKQLPLENFKLKTVERFVGINRKDTISGKDSVLLYKEYVKNPSPSVEKTILLHNYEDIYYLNKLLTIFDSISIEKYDIIGKEIIVNYNSKKINFNVYPKNILIKKGFLHIKGLTESFKDILDVIYYGSNFNFEWHPYNGEFNIEIPLFEGYLSTGEKCSYINLENFNLSKSLFNKSDYYSEKYFINKLMILKLGEHLNIHLIGELLSIILKSIFLK; this is encoded by the coding sequence ATGAAAATTAAAACATTTGAAGTAGAGGATAGAACTATATTACCAAAGAACTTAGAAGAAATATTTAATACAACTGAGTATTGTGTAATAGATATTGAAACAACAGGACTTAGTAGAAAGTATCATCAAGTTATTTTGATTGGGATTTTATATAATGCAAATAATACTATTATATTAAAACAATTTTTTGCAGAAAATCCTAATGAGGAAATTAATATTTTACGAGAATTCTCTAATATTTTTAGAAATTTCCCCTATGTTATTACCTATAATGGCGCGACATTTGATATACCTTTTCTAAAAGAACGTTTTATATTTAATAAGTTAGAATGGAACTTTGATAATATTAAACATATTGATATACTACAGTGTCTTAGAAAAGAAAAAAAGCAACTTCCATTAGAAAATTTTAAACTAAAAACTGTTGAGCGTTTTGTAGGAATTAATAGAAAGGATACTATTAGCGGAAAAGATAGTGTGCTGCTATACAAGGAATATGTTAAAAACCCTTCACCTAGTGTTGAGAAAACAATATTACTTCATAATTATGAAGATATTTATTATTTAAATAAGCTACTTACTATTTTCGATAGTATTTCTATTGAAAAATACGACATTATAGGAAAAGAGATAATTGTAAATTATAATTCTAAAAAAATTAATTTCAATGTATATCCTAAAAATATATTAATTAAGAAAGGTTTTTTACATATAAAAGGACTTACTGAAAGCTTTAAAGATATACTAGATGTTATATATTATGGATCTAACTTTAATTTCGAATGGCATCCCTATAATGGCGAGTTCAATATTGAAATTCCATTATTTGAAGGTTATCTATCTACTGGAGAAAAATGTAGTTATATTAATTTGGAAAATTTTAATTTATCTAAATCACTATTTAATAAAAGTGATTATTATAGTGAAAAATACTTTATCAATAAGCTGATGATTTTAAAGCTTGGCGAGCATCTTAATATTCACTTAATAGGAGAACTGCTTTCTATTATTTTAAAATCTATATTCCTTAAATAA
- a CDS encoding S-layer homology domain-containing protein, translating into MKRIVMLLIVVLILLSSFQTAMAYTYYIDILEHWGEPYIEWATNDVALFKGYKDGTFKPDNSITRAEFMSILNRLLQIQKSNNTNVAIKFYLDYDDLNKNFWAYDDIYELAYYLENKARQKVDLKSIFPGNNFRPNDPITRYEAGVLTSLIIPPPIEVLNKSYKDLTSNVSFYKEIMELTSNGIVKGYNDGTFRPWQKITRAEAATIIKNAYGELEYLKNNELCMRDLKKFNLNKKKPLFEYGANNINQPDLDKNFINAITTLDYLSFVGYIPYSERHLYDPNPIDSLWQLKNDDYYNVIGVNYYLLYYDKNLVKERKVELIKEAFEHYESIKKINNVDGMVELVEIAKNIVSPQELILFLEKYFYSTKDNNDKILAGTLLIEQYLNDYKYKKALEIHKEMLNLSKDIELKSHLILNNGYLVYKNSGTKVAIDYLNKSWNDLKIDSQYRIYKDKGDFLFTSMIKQLMVK; encoded by the coding sequence ATGAAGAGAATTGTTATGTTATTAATAGTAGTTTTAATATTGTTATCTAGTTTTCAAACGGCTATGGCATATACATATTATATTGATATTTTAGAGCATTGGGGAGAGCCCTATATTGAATGGGCAACTAATGATGTGGCTTTATTTAAAGGTTATAAAGATGGTACATTTAAGCCAGATAATAGTATTACACGTGCTGAATTCATGTCTATATTAAATAGACTGTTACAAATACAAAAATCAAATAATACTAATGTAGCTATCAAATTTTATTTAGATTATGATGATTTAAATAAAAATTTTTGGGCATATGATGATATTTATGAACTTGCATATTACTTGGAAAATAAAGCTCGACAAAAAGTAGATTTAAAGTCAATTTTCCCTGGAAATAATTTTAGACCAAATGATCCTATTACTCGTTATGAGGCTGGAGTGTTAACTAGCTTAATTATACCACCGCCTATTGAAGTATTAAATAAGAGCTATAAGGATTTAACTAGTAATGTGAGCTTTTACAAGGAAATAATGGAATTAACAAGTAATGGTATTGTCAAAGGATATAATGATGGAACATTTAGACCTTGGCAAAAGATTACACGGGCTGAGGCAGCAACAATTATTAAGAATGCATATGGTGAGTTAGAATACTTAAAAAACAATGAATTATGTATGAGAGATTTAAAGAAATTCAATCTAAATAAAAAGAAACCATTATTTGAATATGGTGCTAATAATATAAATCAACCTGATCTCGATAAAAATTTCATTAATGCTATTACTACTTTAGATTACCTGTCCTTTGTTGGATACATACCATATTCTGAAAGACATCTATATGATCCTAACCCGATAGATAGCTTATGGCAGTTAAAAAATGATGATTACTATAATGTAATAGGTGTAAACTATTATTTATTGTATTATGATAAAAATCTTGTAAAGGAAAGAAAAGTTGAACTTATAAAAGAAGCATTTGAACATTATGAAAGTATAAAGAAAATAAATAATGTTGATGGAATGGTAGAATTAGTGGAAATAGCCAAAAATATAGTCAGTCCTCAAGAACTTATTTTGTTTTTAGAGAAATATTTTTACTCAACAAAAGACAATAACGATAAAATTTTAGCAGGCACATTATTAATTGAACAGTATTTAAATGATTATAAATATAAAAAAGCATTAGAAATACATAAAGAAATGTTGAATTTAAGTAAAGATATTGAACTAAAAAGTCACTTGATATTAAATAATGGTTACTTAGTTTATAAAAATAGTGGAACTAAGGTAGCTATAGATTATTTGAATAAATCATGGAATGATTTAAAGATAGATAGTCAATATAGAATATATAAGGATAAAGGTGACTTTTTATTTACCAGCATGATTAAGCAATTAATGGTGAAATGA
- a CDS encoding ATP-dependent helicase, which translates to MIEQYLEELNKQQLEAVKHYNGPCMVYAGPGSGKTTVITHRVGYLIQHYKVDPNKILVISFTKAAADEMRLRFESSYDWLLHGKQHVNFGTFHSVFFRILRSYYRYDLSNILNEGEKFGIIKNIVRTLGVGNKLDDELIKDIILDIGLFKSNILNIDDFSPNSMSKDDFNRVVLSYENYKNDCHKIDFDDMLTKCYELLISQPTVLQAIRNMYQYILIDEFQDINSVQFEIIKLLSSSKENLFVVGDDDQSIYSFRGAKPNFILEFDKIYKNTIRIILNLNYRSQENIISTANKLISNNDLRIKKSMLSTKEPGVDIQLFRPKTRELENKELSDLINSLIKEGYSYSDIAVIYRTNILSSSIVDSLLDSNIPFASRENIYNIYEHWMAKDLVAYLRSALDINDREAVKRIINRPTRYITNKAMNEADGYHKDFITSLKVKGNLMPYQISYLDRLEVDMKTLSHLETRKAISYIRKEIGYDEYIYNYSIEKQISTNGLIEVLDELEETSSKHSSIMQFINHIKEFKESLYDNKRNYSYKDNQVELLTMHSAKGLEFKVVIIVEAVEDIIPHSKSKDEESIEEERRLFYVAITRAKERLYIYAPLNKYDKKAEISRFINEMEILNEKKSKLEKGQEIIHRVFGKGFIESINKSMIKVRFCNNNETKELDIVTCLENNLIY; encoded by the coding sequence ATGATCGAGCAGTACTTAGAAGAGTTAAACAAACAACAGTTAGAGGCAGTTAAGCATTACAATGGTCCTTGTATGGTATATGCAGGACCAGGGTCTGGAAAAACAACAGTAATTACTCATAGAGTAGGTTACTTAATCCAACATTATAAAGTAGATCCTAATAAAATTTTAGTAATATCTTTTACAAAGGCAGCAGCGGATGAAATGAGATTACGGTTTGAATCGAGTTATGATTGGTTATTGCATGGAAAGCAACATGTTAATTTTGGAACTTTTCATTCTGTATTTTTTAGAATTTTGAGATCCTATTATCGATATGATTTAAGTAACATTTTAAATGAAGGAGAGAAGTTTGGTATAATTAAGAACATTGTAAGAACCCTTGGAGTTGGAAATAAATTAGATGATGAATTGATAAAAGATATAATATTAGATATCGGATTGTTTAAAAGTAATATATTAAATATAGATGATTTTTCTCCCAATTCAATGTCTAAAGATGATTTCAATAGGGTGGTACTTTCTTATGAGAATTATAAAAATGATTGCCATAAAATTGACTTTGATGATATGCTTACAAAATGTTATGAGCTATTAATTAGTCAACCTACAGTCTTACAAGCTATACGAAATATGTACCAGTATATATTAATAGATGAATTTCAAGACATTAATAGTGTACAATTTGAAATAATTAAATTGTTATCTAGTTCTAAGGAAAACTTGTTTGTTGTTGGAGATGATGATCAGTCTATTTATAGCTTTAGGGGAGCTAAGCCAAATTTCATATTAGAATTTGATAAAATTTATAAAAATACAATAAGAATTATACTTAACTTAAACTACAGATCCCAAGAGAATATAATTAGTACTGCCAATAAGCTTATAAGCAATAATGATTTAAGAATAAAAAAAAGTATGCTATCTACTAAGGAACCTGGAGTAGACATACAGTTGTTCAGACCCAAAACTCGAGAGTTAGAGAACAAAGAGTTAAGTGATTTGATAAACAGTTTAATTAAAGAAGGCTATAGTTATAGTGATATAGCAGTAATATATAGGACTAATATATTATCAAGCTCTATAGTGGACTCTTTATTGGACAGTAATATTCCCTTTGCTTCTAGAGAAAATATATATAATATTTACGAGCATTGGATGGCTAAAGACTTAGTTGCCTATTTAAGGTCAGCATTAGATATAAATGATAGAGAAGCAGTAAAAAGGATTATTAATCGTCCAACAAGATATATAACTAATAAGGCAATGAATGAAGCTGACGGATACCATAAGGATTTTATTACGTCCCTAAAGGTTAAAGGTAACCTAATGCCTTATCAAATCTCTTACTTAGATAGATTAGAAGTAGATATGAAAACTCTTAGTCATTTAGAAACAAGAAAGGCGATTAGCTATATTAGAAAAGAAATTGGATATGATGAGTATATTTATAATTATTCTATAGAAAAACAAATTAGTACTAATGGATTGATAGAAGTTTTAGATGAACTGGAGGAAACATCTTCTAAGCACAGTAGTATTATGCAATTTATTAATCATATAAAAGAATTTAAAGAATCTTTATATGATAATAAACGAAACTATTCTTATAAAGATAATCAAGTAGAGCTTTTAACGATGCATAGTGCAAAAGGGTTAGAATTTAAAGTAGTTATTATAGTTGAAGCTGTAGAAGATATTATCCCCCACAGTAAAAGCAAAGATGAGGAAAGTATTGAGGAAGAAAGAAGGCTATTTTATGTTGCCATAACTAGAGCTAAGGAACGTTTATATATTTATGCACCACTAAATAAATATGATAAAAAAGCTGAAATATCACGTTTTATAAATGAGATGGAAATTTTAAACGAAAAGAAAAGCAAATTAGAAAAAGGTCAAGAGATTATTCATAGGGTATTTGGTAAAGGGTTTATTGAAAGTATTAATAAAAGTATGATTAAAGTAAGGTTCTGTAACAATAATGAAACTAAAGAATTAGATATTGTTACATGTCTTGAAAATAATTTGATTTATTAA
- a CDS encoding asparaginase, which translates to MRKPKVVIIFTGGTISMTVDPRIGAAIPSLSSEEIMSLVTNIDKYAETESITFSKLPGPHIDIQLMMDLQKLVVKNLERDDVDGVIITHGTDTLEETAYLLDLTINSSKCVVVVGAMRNSSELGYDGPSNLAAAVCTAISHDSKNKGVLVVMNNEVNAASEATKSNTLSLDTFKSLEFGPLGIVDNDEVIYHRQIINRQHIPTQSVETKVDLIKCVAGMDSRFLKYSVDTGARGIVIEALGRGNVPPTMLDGIEYAIKNNVAIVMVSRCPTGRVLDTYGYEGAGRTLRNMGVILGGDLPGQKARIKLMLALTVTEDLNTLKGIIENNQYK; encoded by the coding sequence ATGCGTAAGCCTAAAGTTGTAATAATATTTACTGGTGGTACAATTTCAATGACAGTAGATCCACGGATTGGAGCTGCTATACCTTCTTTATCAAGTGAAGAGATTATGTCATTGGTTACAAACATTGATAAATATGCAGAAACAGAATCAATTACATTTTCTAAACTCCCTGGTCCACATATAGATATTCAATTAATGATGGATCTACAAAAACTAGTAGTTAAAAACTTGGAAAGAGATGATGTAGATGGTGTTATAATTACTCATGGAACTGATACTTTAGAAGAAACCGCTTACTTGTTAGATCTAACAATTAATTCTTCAAAGTGTGTAGTCGTGGTAGGGGCAATGAGAAATAGCTCAGAGCTTGGCTACGATGGTCCTAGTAACTTAGCCGCTGCTGTTTGTACAGCAATTTCACATGATTCTAAAAATAAAGGTGTACTTGTCGTAATGAACAATGAGGTTAATGCAGCTAGTGAAGCTACTAAAAGTAATACATTAAGTCTAGATACATTTAAATCCTTAGAATTTGGTCCTCTTGGGATCGTGGACAATGATGAGGTAATCTATCATAGACAAATTATAAATCGTCAACATATCCCTACTCAATCCGTTGAAACAAAAGTAGATTTAATCAAGTGCGTTGCTGGCATGGATTCTAGATTCCTTAAGTATTCTGTTGATACTGGTGCTAGGGGTATAGTTATTGAAGCTTTAGGAAGAGGTAATGTACCTCCAACTATGCTAGATGGTATTGAATATGCAATTAAAAATAATGTTGCTATTGTAATGGTGTCACGCTGTCCTACTGGTAGGGTTCTTGATACATATGGCTATGAGGGAGCTGGAAGAACTCTCCGAAATATGGGTGTAATATTAGGTGGAGATCTACCAGGCCAAAAAGCTAGAATTAAACTTATGCTAGCTCTAACTGTAACTGAAGATTTAAATACATTAAAGGGAATAATCGAAAATAATCAATATAAATAG
- a CDS encoding lactate utilization protein: MDQVIEKVLKNLEKRKIKAKYFETKEDARNIILEEVKSNMTVGIGGSMTVKEMKLHEDLIKSGNTIYWHWLVEPAQMSDVRKKASIADVYLTSTNALTEDGELINIDGVGNRVASMFYGPKKVIVVCGVNKICSDLISGIDRIKAQACTKNATRLNRRTPCAATGQCNDCQSPDRMCNVTTIISGKPEEVDLNVYIVGEELGF, from the coding sequence ATGGATCAGGTAATTGAAAAGGTTTTAAAAAATTTAGAGAAAAGAAAAATAAAGGCTAAATATTTTGAAACAAAGGAAGATGCTAGAAATATAATTTTAGAAGAAGTAAAATCAAATATGACTGTCGGTATTGGAGGGTCAATGACTGTAAAAGAAATGAAGCTACATGAAGATTTAATAAAATCTGGTAATACTATCTATTGGCATTGGCTAGTTGAGCCAGCACAAATGTCAGATGTAAGAAAAAAGGCGTCTATAGCAGATGTATATTTAACTAGTACAAATGCACTAACTGAAGATGGAGAACTAATAAATATAGATGGAGTTGGAAATAGAGTTGCTAGTATGTTCTATGGACCTAAAAAAGTTATAGTTGTGTGTGGTGTAAATAAAATCTGCTCAGATTTAATTTCAGGCATCGATCGTATTAAAGCTCAAGCCTGTACTAAGAATGCTACAAGATTAAATCGTAGAACACCTTGTGCAGCAACTGGCCAATGTAATGACTGTCAAAGTCCAGATAGAATGTGTAATGTAACTACTATTATTAGTGGAAAGCCTGAGGAAGTAGATTTGAATGTTTATATTGTAGGAGAAGAATTAGGATTCTAA